One Apteryx mantelli isolate bAptMan1 chromosome 2, bAptMan1.hap1, whole genome shotgun sequence genomic window, TCTGCAGTCACTACCACTGATGCTGAGACAGTGGCTATGATTGTCTAGGTGTTTATGTGTTAGGAGATaggtaaaatatatttaactAACAGATTAAACATGACACTGTTGAGATAAACAAAGGTGTGTAACATCAGGTATcagtataaaaaaaagtttgtaagtATCAACACTGAACTTCAGTCTATATGGGTTTTTTGTTCTGGAGGAAATTGGACTCTGTACAAACTAATATACTTGCTACAAAATTATTCTGCTGAATAACATAGCAAATCATTTGCTATTCACTACACCCTTGAAACTCCCTGTGCATACCTGCTTAAAATAAGCAACAAGTGTAGCTAGTAATGAAATAATtcagtttattttgtttcatgATGCACAGATAGAAAATCATTTAAGTGTGACTGATTTTATACAGTAGTTGCTCATCTGAAATGCTTTTGAAGTTTAGTAATTGGAGCtctgaaatacagtatttgaCAGATGGTGTGGGTGGTTTGTGCCATTTCCATGATAAATCCACTTACAGATATAACCATGAGGAAGTTGTCTTCATTCTTTGACTACTACAAGTGCAaaagagagatttatttttactttatctgAAAAGGAGTTTCTGTAAACACTAAAATACTTTTTCAgtagcctttatttttttttaattttctttgcagcttttcCTATAGTAAATTACTTTTGTAATGTTTTACAGCATAAGTTGGAAAGCATTACTctttttagattaaaataaaatagatccTCAGGAAGATACGTTTGCTCTTAAAAATATCAGAGGCTTGGGAGTTGGACAGTTTTGTTGCCCCATGGCTTACTGCATGAACTACTCTTACAGTTGAAACTTAGAGATGATAGAAtagcataaataaaaataaactgcattatacagttttaatattttttattatctttatgtttaaacagaaatcACAGATGCTGGCACTAGAGGAATCCCAGATACGATTAAGggtgtgaaaagaaaaaagatcgtAACCGAAAACCAtctaaaaaaaataccaaaatcgCCTTTGAGAAGCCCCACCGAAGCCAAGGTTAAACAAAATGTAGAGCCTTCACCATTAAAAGTTCTTCCAgatgcctcagaacacaccaagGCACAGAATCATTTACCTGTGCAAAATGGAAATCAGTGTACCAAACAAAATGGAGGAGCACTTTGTAATGAAATAAGTGTTGAAACAACCAAATCTGAGACATCAGTGCAGACAAAGCTTTCACTGGTACATCAGTCCTTGGACCTGAGTAAAGAGACAGTGGAGGATTCTGATTCAAACCAATTAAACTTGCCAGAGAAGAAGTCTCTCTCTAACTCCTTATCAAGTAAAGCAAAGACTGACAGTAATGAATGTACTTTTGATAATGGTAGTACTGCATCCCCATGTACTCGTACTGCATTTGATGTCTTATTGAAAGCTATGGAGCCTGAACTGAACACCTTAGCACAAGAGTGCCCCCCTTATGGGATGCAGATAGAGAAACTGAGACCAAATAAAACTGTAAGCACCTCTTCTAGTCTCACATCCAATACGATGAGTGTCCAAAATCCATCTGTTTTGTCACAGCATGAGTTGGCAGCTGGATCACACTATTACCCGTGTACTTTAAATAATGTTCATGTAGCAACAGCTAAGAGTGGGCAAGCACAGATCCAATCAATTTCTCATTCACAAGACCTTATTACTAAAACCAGTCAACAAAATCACCAGGTTGTTATGTGTCCAGGTTTCACTAGATCACTGGTGCAACAGCAGAGTCAAGAAAACCCCAAACTCCAGCAGATATACAGTATAGCAGTAACCTCTTCTGTCGTTCACACCTCATCTTCCACAGTAACTCAGGTTTTTCCTCAAAACCAGTTAGTAGCTAGTTCATCTTCACCTTTGCCAATTAACACATCCAGTTCCACAAACTTGTCTATAGGTCCCATCTACAGTTCAGCCCAGATAGCGTCAGTTGTAAATCATGGTGTAGAACAAATATGTAATCTCCTGAAAGACCAGAAGCCTAAAAAACTAGGGAAATACGTCTGTGAGTATTGTAATCGGGCCTGTGCCAAGCCCAGTGTTCTCCAAAAGCATATCCGATCCCATACCGGAGAGCGACCCTATCCTTGTGTGACATGTGGGTTTTCATTTAAAACCAAAAGCAATCTGTACAAGCACAAAAAATCTCATGCACATGCTATCAAACTTGGACTTGTCCTACAGCCAGATTCTGGTGGTCTGTTCTTGTCTCATGACTCAGAGAAAGCACTTAGTATTCACTCAGATGTGGAAGAAAGTGGTGAAAGTGAAGATGAAGGCACTGCTGATGAAAGACAAGATGATCAAGAACTGGAACCTGCACAAATAGTGAAAGTCATTTCGAGTGCAGAAACTTTACGGAAAGGAAGCCCTATTCCATTGAGCAACCCAGACTGTATAACAGGTGATTCCTCATTACATAATACAGAACCACAAGTAAGGGCAGCTTTACCAAAAGTAGTAGTTCATCCTGTTAATGTTTCTCCTTTAAGGGCTGATAGTCCAAAAGTCACAGATTCAGCACctgagcttgctgcagcacagaagaaaggagattttaaagtgacaaatcttcagtcaaaTGTAACACACACAGCCTCATTCAAGGAGAATGACATAAAGCAACAACAGAAGATAGAAATGAGCCTGTTAGAGGAACAGCTAGGGTCTGCAATAGGATCTGTGCATGCTCAGCTCCAGAGACAACAGGCAACTGATTGTTCCCAAGATCAGCAAGGAAAATGCCTTTTGAGCCCTAGAAGTTTAGGTAGTACTGATTCTGGTTATTTTTCTCGTTCTGAAAGTGCTGATCAAACAATGAGCCCACCAGCTTCTTTTGTAAGAGGATTGCTGACCTCTGAAAAAGACCCAAATAAAAATCTACCCTGTGTGCCACGAGCAAGTGGAATGGTAGCATCTGTGGTTCAGACAGTTTGTACTGAAAAAAATTTGATTCTCTCTGGCCAAATGCGACCACCCATGGCAACAAAAACCCTTGAGGAGCGTATCTCAAAGTTAATTTCTGATAATGAAGCTGTTGTGGATGACAAACAGTTAGATAGTGTGAAACCAAGAAGAACATCTCTTTCAAGAAGAGGAAGCATAGATTCACCAAAATCTTACATATTTAAGGATTCCTTCCAGTTTGATTTAAAGCCCATGGGAAGAAGAACTAGTTCAAGCTCTGATATACCAAAGTCTCCTTTCACACccacagaaaaatcaaagcaagtttttcttctgtctgtACCATCCCTTGACTGTTTACCTATAACAAGAAGTAATTCCATGCCTACTACCAGTTATTCAGCTGTACCTCCAAATGTAATACCTCCCCCTCATCCACTTCGAGGAAGTCAATCATTAGATGATAAAATTGGCTCTTTATATGATGATGTTTTTGTATCAGGACCTGCTACTCCACTGAACCAAGGTGGACATCCTCGGAcccttgttcgacaggcagcaataGAAGATTCTTCTACTGGTGAAAGTCAAGTTCTTGGACCAGTACGATCTGTAGAAGAAAGTTATCTTGGATGTAATTTATCAAATGAATCTTTATTGCAAAGGAGCAAGTCACTGGCACAAGGATCAAatttagaaaaagcaaagaagtCACCTCAAGTGCGAGGAACAATGTTTGAGTGTGAAACCTGCAGAAACAGATATAGAAAACTGGAAAATTTTGAAAACCACAAGAAGTTTTATTGTTCAGAATTGCATGGACCTAAAACTAAAGCTGCAATCCGAGAGCCTGAGCATAAAACTGTTCCCAATAGTACACAACCTCAAATTCTGCACTACAGAGTCACTAGTTCAACTGGTGTGTGGGAACAGACGCCTCAgataaggaaaagaaggaaaatgaaaagtgttGGCGATGATGATGACCCACAGCAAAATAATATGAACATACCATCAAAGAATGCAGACAGCCAGAGTAAACCATCAAATTCTTCCAGTCTGTCAAAACACAGTGCAACAGTAGTAGGTTCACAGCAGCAAAGCAATATTGTGCTTCAAAGTTCACAAATTCAGCTTGTGGCTCGAGGCACAGATCAGACTACTGAGCCAAAGATGGCTCCACTTATTGAAAAGCAGGCAAGCTCAGTTGCCCAAGAAAAGTTGGAGTTGAAACGGCAAGGGACTGGCATTTCAGTAATACAGCATACTAATTCACTGAGCAGAAATAGTTCATTTGAGAAATCAGAGTCTTTTGAAAGAGTATCACCAGTTTCTTTTCAAGAGCCCAGCAAGATTACAAAGCACCGCTCTATGAATACGATTGTAATCCAAGAGGATAGACACTGTCATCTGAATACTTCCCAGCATCATCAACCACTGTCATCAGAAGCACCTAGGGGGGAAGCTCAGGGAAGTCAGATAGTTTCGCATGAGAGAAGTACACCACTTCAGCCATCAAGACTTGTTCGCCAACATAATATCCAGGTTCCTGAAATACTGGTCACAGAAGAACCAGACAGGGACCAAGAAAACCAGTACAGTGAtcaggaaaagacagaaagattTAACTGGCCACAGCGTAGTGAAACTCTGTCAAAATTGCCCACAGAAAAACTTccaccaaagaagaaaagaattcgCTTGGCTGAAATGGAACATTCATCTGCTGAATCAAGCATTGACTCCACACTTTCCAGAAGTCTAAGTCGGGAGAGTAGTTTGTCTCATGCCTCTAGTTTCTCAGCTTCGCTTGATAAAGATGAAATTTCCAAGGCTGAAAATCCTTCCAAAGTAGAGCTTATTAATAAGTCAACAGAATTccttatgattcctgctggctcTAATGTACTGGGCGTGCCAGGCCCTCATTACAGGGAAATGAGACGTGCTGCATCTGAGCAAATCAGCTGCACACAGCCATCAATGGAGGTTGTAGACTACAGGAGTAAGTCTTTTGACTGTGGAAGTATGTCTCCATCAAAACCTGCCTCACTTGTAGAGGTAGCCGCTCCAAAATTGTCTTCTGGAAATGGTGTTACTGGACATGTGCCTCTGCTAGAAAGGAGGAGGGGACCATTTGTAAGACAAATATCTTTAAATATTGCACCAGAAAATCATCAGCCTCAAATTAAATCAACTTCTTCATTTCAGACCGCTCAGGCTACAGATGTGCCCACAGTGCCATTTCACAGGCTGCAGACCTCCAGCAAGTCTTCAGTGGAGTTTCCTTCAAGTACTCAGCATTCACAAACTCACCCCAGGCCTCACTCTGCAATTCAGAATTGTAATCCTGTTAGCATGTCTTCAGTTCAGCAGCCTCTAGATCATGTTTTGAATAATCTGGGACAGCCATCCTTGCATCAGTCTTCCCAGACATCTACTAAAACCTCAGCCCAAGGAGAACAAGCAAACACATACACGCTTTCATGTCACCCTGCTGAAAAAAAGGATTGTTTTGCACCCAAGTATCAACTTCAAGTTAAAACATTGCATATAGGTCAGACATACTCttctaaattattaaaaaatactttagcaACCCAGACTGTTCCAAGTCAAGTTGGGGTGGACCAGAATGCATCCTCCTTTGAAATGCAGACTAAATCGTCTGATAATATGTCTAATCCATATTCTGTGCCTCCTCTAAAACAGGTTATCCCTAATAACTGCAGCAGTGAAATACATCAGATTCCTCCTTTTGTAGTTCCTGTCCGTATTCATAGTAGTATGCCGTCCTATGGCTTTGCCACTGTTACACCCCTTCCTCACATTTTCATGACCCAGGAGCAGGTGACTCAATCTGTTTGTAAAACAAATGCTGTGACAGTGCCAACACTTGAAGGCAAAACTCAGCTGCCAAAATCTCACAAAGACTGTCAGAGAACTTTGCCAAATTCATTTGAATTTGAAAATTCACTACCTGATAATGGAACCAGAAATTCACCTTTGTCTAGCTCTTTGAATATTATTCAGAAAGTGCCAGTTAGTGGACTCTTCCCTCAACAGGAAGCTACAGCTTCAAGTAAACGAATGCTTTCCCCAGCCAACAGTTTAGATATTGCcatggaaaaacagcaaaaacgCGTTAAAGATGAGAGTGGAGCTGCCTGCATGACAGATGCTAGACCATTGCATTCACTGAACCTTCGGTCTGGTGACCTTGTTAGTAAGCAAAAGAAACCAGTTTTGGTGAGACAGGTGTGCACCACAGAGCCTCTTGAAAATCATCTGTTAGATCCTGATGGTGTTCCACagcaagaaaaaagcagcaaagctAGTACTTTAGACCTGCTGTTGCCTGACCATCATTCATCTGAAACTGGGGTTTCAGAAACCCTAAAGGAGTCACCAGAATCGGAAGACCTTAAGTTGTCAGCATCAGCAGTGCTTGTAGTTAGAAAACCATCTGAATTGTCTCCAGTGAATAATCAGAGTTCTCATCCAAAGCCTGTAAGTAGCAGTCAAGAAAGAAGGTCCCCAAATATAAGTAATGAGAGCAAACAAATCAATAGCCAGGGTCAAGCAAAACTTGTAACTACATTGTCTGTGATGAATGCAGGAGAATTGCAGAGGTTGTCATTTCCAAGCCTCAAGACCTCAACAAATTTTACCTGGTGTTATCTCATGAAGAGAAAAACATTACATCTGCTGCAGAATGACCAGAAAATttcagcctattctacatggacCATTAGCCCCAACAATCCCAATCCACTTGGTTTGCCAACAAAGGTAGCTCTTTCCCTCCTCAATTCAAAACAGAAAGTTGAAAAACTGCTGTACACTCAAGCGAGAACTAGTCATCCCAGATCTGATGTATTGGTCTATTCAAGCAAGTGGAAGAACAGCTTAACCAAGGTATTTAAATTATGCTTGATGTATATTGATCATTTACAGAGAATGTGCTTTAGCAAACATACCTGTTTATGTTTCAGAGAATGTAATATGCCTGATTTTTTCTCTTGAATAATGACATGTACAGTATATGTGCTTATTTATTTTAGTTATGCTGGATTGAACTGCTAAAAACATCTTAACTAATTCCATTAAGAAACCTGTTAAAAAAGATTTATCCACTTTCCATGGAAATTAGTTCCTGGATTTAAATCTGTATATGAAGTCTTTGTTTTGGAAGGAATGcatttggctgttttttttaaatgcaaagggTACAGCAAAAATAGTTCCagtataaacattttttaaacactCTTAACTTTAAACAGGTTAATTGAAGATCATAGCTGTATATTTTGCCTTCAAAATCAGCTGCTATTTTCTGTTATAAGACAGTTCTCAGACTGAACAGGTGGCCATGGATACgctatagaaatattttttcaccaTCACTGATCATCTAACTGTGGGAGAAGTAGTGTCCaatttccctccctcccacctaAGTTAATCAGTGGTGTGAAATAATGACACAAATAGTAAAATTTAAGACAAAATTACCACTTTCGTAAAAACACTCATGATTTCTTGGATTAATACTGCTCCAAATGTGCCATTAAATCTTTTGCAGTGGAATATACTCAGGGCAATACTCCACACAATACTCCATAATTCCAGAGTCAAATGTGGGAGAGCAGAGTAGTCACTTGATATTGCCATAAGTGTCTTAGGGCTGCACATATGTGCTCAGGATTTCGTTTTCTGTACAGGACCAAAACTGTGTGCTTATTTGCACTGAATTTGGTGTTCCTTACT contains:
- the HIVEP1 gene encoding zinc finger protein 40 isoform X3; its protein translation is MPRTKQIHPRNLREITDAGTRGIPDTIKGVKRKKIVTENHLKKIPKSPLRSPTEAKVKQNVEPSPLKVLPDASEHTKAQNHLPVQNGNQCTKQNGGALCNEISVETTKSETSVQTKLSLVHQSLDLSKETVEDSDSNQLNLPEKKSLSNSLSSKAKTDSNECTFDNGSTASPCTRTAFDVLLKAMEPELNTLAQECPPYGMQIEKLRPNKTVSTSSSLTSNTMSVQNPSVLSQHELAAGSHYYPCTLNNVHVATAKSGQAQIQSISHSQDLITKTSQQNHQVVMCPGFTRSLVQQQSQENPKLQQIYSIAVTSSVVHTSSSTVTQVFPQNQLVASSSSPLPINTSSSTNLSIGPIYSSAQIASVVNHGVEQICNLLKDQKPKKLGKYVCEYCNRACAKPSVLQKHIRSHTGERPYPCVTCGFSFKTKSNLYKHKKSHAHAIKLGLVLQPDSGGLFLSHDSEKALSIHSDVEESGESEDEGTADERQDDQELEPAQIVKVISSAETLRKGSPIPLSNPDCITGDSSLHNTEPQVRAALPKVVVHPVNVSPLRADSPKVTDSAPELAAAQKKGDFKVTNLQSNVTHTASFKENDIKQQQKIEMSLLEEQLGSAIGSVHAQLQRQQATDCSQDQQGKCLLSPRSLGSTDSGYFSRSESADQTMSPPASFVRGLLTSEKDPNKNLPCVPRASGMVASVVQTVCTEKNLILSGQMRPPMATKTLEERISKLISDNEAVVDDKQLDSVKPRRTSLSRRGSIDSPKSYIFKDSFQFDLKPMGRRTSSSSDIPKSPFTPTEKSKQVFLLSVPSLDCLPITRSNSMPTTSYSAVPPNVIPPPHPLRGSQSLDDKIGSLYDDVFVSGPATPLNQGGHPRTLVRQAAIEDSSTGESQVLGPVRSVEESYLGCNLSNESLLQRSKSLAQGSNLEKAKKSPQVRGTMFECETCRNRYRKLENFENHKKFYCSELHGPKTKAAIREPEHKTVPNSTQPQILHYRVTSSTGVWEQTPQIRKRRKMKSVGDDDDPQQNNMNIPSKNADSQSKPSNSSSLSKHSATVVGSQQQSNIVLQSSQIQLVARGTDQTTEPKMAPLIEKQASSVAQEKLELKRQGTGISVIQHTNSLSRNSSFEKSESFERVSPVSFQEPSKITKHRSMNTIVIQEDRHCHLNTSQHHQPLSSEAPRGEAQGSQIVSHERSTPLQPSRLVRQHNIQVPEILVTEEPDRDQENQYSDQEKTERFNWPQRSETLSKLPTEKLPPKKKRIRLAEMEHSSAESSIDSTLSRSLSRESSLSHASSFSASLDKDEISKAENPSKVELINKSTEFLMIPAGSNVLGVPGPHYREMRRAASEQISCTQPSMEVVDYRSKSFDCGSMSPSKPASLVEVAAPKLSSGNGVTGHVPLLERRRGPFVRQISLNIAPENHQPQIKSTSSFQTAQATDVPTVPFHRLQTSSKSSVEFPSSTQHSQTHPRPHSAIQNCNPVSMSSVQQPLDHVLNNLGQPSLHQSSQTSTKTSAQGEQANTYTLSCHPAEKKDCFAPKYQLQVKTLHIGQTYSSKLLKNTLATQTVPSQVGVDQNASSFEMQTKSSDNMSNPYSVPPLKQVIPNNCSSEIHQIPPFVVPVRIHSSMPSYGFATVTPLPHIFMTQEQVTQSVCKTNAVTVPTLEGKTQLPKSHKDCQRTLPNSFEFENSLPDNGTRNSPLSSSLNIIQKVPVSGLFPQQEATASSKRMLSPANSLDIAMEKQQKRVKDESGAACMTDARPLHSLNLRSGDLVSKQKKPVLVRQVCTTEPLENHLLDPDGVPQQEKSSKASTLDLLLPDHHSSETGVSETLKESPESEDLKLSASAVLVVRKPSELSPVNNQSSHPKPVSSSQERRSPNISNESKQINSQGQAKLVTTLSVMNAGELQRLSFPSLKTSTNFTWCYLMKRKTLHLLQNDQKISAYSTWTISPNNPNPLGLPTKVALSLLNSKQKVEKLLYTQARTSHPRSDVLVYSSKWKNSLTKRALNRKKMIASEFSIKENSESSTEHDKENSFIKTEPRRVKIFDGGYKSNEDYVYVRGRGRGKYICEECGIRCKKPSMLKKHIRTHTDVRPYHCNYCNFSFKTKGNLTKHMKSKAHSKKCMDLGVSVGLIDDQDGEEEFGEKQRFGYERSGFDAEESDGPDEDENDNEDDDEDSQAESVLSTTPSVTASPQHHPSRHSLQDATSADEDIRLPDCFAGVHTDSMDGLPKALLTKMTVLSTVQSVSRNSRSPVEFAHQEAHDDKVQERGAGPRSASATLPEVAARSPGRQMSVDYPDPEAALGHSLISTTVLTKSTPSVSSPSSPVDQSMQTTGSSPYAETQEEKLPGCPQHASELRAPQTHLFSHLPLHSQQQAKTPYGMVPVGGIQVVPAGLATYSTFVPIQAGPVQLAIPAVSVIHRTTSALSDTGCVVSGTANPIGVAEVNSVVPCIPIGQINVPGIQSLSTPSLQPLPPLGMETVNILGLTNTNIAPQIRPSGITLNAVGLQVLTASAPPQSNPSPQTHIPGLQILNIALPTLMPSVSPVSVDGQGASETPASNNKACDIQQELPPVNFPAADISQVARAASPQVAPSVQRYNVKSLSEPAPLNDYERPDGPGKADMEKTDLANHIKPKCDVSSVQVKRASTAEPRLKVNSDVLTKSTVHQTVSPDRQVHRPTGLPRRQNMVQFSDGSSDDEDRLIIAT
- the HIVEP1 gene encoding zinc finger protein 40 isoform X1, whose protein sequence is MPRTKQIHPRNLRDKIEEAQKQLNGTEDQQREITDAGTRGIPDTIKGVKRKKIVTENHLKKIPKSPLRSPTEAKVKQNVEPSPLKVLPDASEHTKAQNHLPVQNGNQCTKQNGGALCNEISVETTKSETSVQTKLSLVHQSLDLSKETVEDSDSNQLNLPEKKSLSNSLSSKAKTDSNECTFDNGSTASPCTRTAFDVLLKAMEPELNTLAQECPPYGMQIEKLRPNKTVSTSSSLTSNTMSVQNPSVLSQHELAAGSHYYPCTLNNVHVATAKSGQAQIQSISHSQDLITKTSQQNHQVVMCPGFTRSLVQQQSQENPKLQQIYSIAVTSSVVHTSSSTVTQVFPQNQLVASSSSPLPINTSSSTNLSIGPIYSSAQIASVVNHGVEQICNLLKDQKPKKLGKYVCEYCNRACAKPSVLQKHIRSHTGERPYPCVTCGFSFKTKSNLYKHKKSHAHAIKLGLVLQPDSGGLFLSHDSEKALSIHSDVEESGESEDEGTADERQDDQELEPAQIVKVISSAETLRKGSPIPLSNPDCITGDSSLHNTEPQVRAALPKVVVHPVNVSPLRADSPKVTDSAPELAAAQKKGDFKVTNLQSNVTHTASFKENDIKQQQKIEMSLLEEQLGSAIGSVHAQLQRQQATDCSQDQQGKCLLSPRSLGSTDSGYFSRSESADQTMSPPASFVRGLLTSEKDPNKNLPCVPRASGMVASVVQTVCTEKNLILSGQMRPPMATKTLEERISKLISDNEAVVDDKQLDSVKPRRTSLSRRGSIDSPKSYIFKDSFQFDLKPMGRRTSSSSDIPKSPFTPTEKSKQVFLLSVPSLDCLPITRSNSMPTTSYSAVPPNVIPPPHPLRGSQSLDDKIGSLYDDVFVSGPATPLNQGGHPRTLVRQAAIEDSSTGESQVLGPVRSVEESYLGCNLSNESLLQRSKSLAQGSNLEKAKKSPQVRGTMFECETCRNRYRKLENFENHKKFYCSELHGPKTKAAIREPEHKTVPNSTQPQILHYRVTSSTGVWEQTPQIRKRRKMKSVGDDDDPQQNNMNIPSKNADSQSKPSNSSSLSKHSATVVGSQQQSNIVLQSSQIQLVARGTDQTTEPKMAPLIEKQASSVAQEKLELKRQGTGISVIQHTNSLSRNSSFEKSESFERVSPVSFQEPSKITKHRSMNTIVIQEDRHCHLNTSQHHQPLSSEAPRGEAQGSQIVSHERSTPLQPSRLVRQHNIQVPEILVTEEPDRDQENQYSDQEKTERFNWPQRSETLSKLPTEKLPPKKKRIRLAEMEHSSAESSIDSTLSRSLSRESSLSHASSFSASLDKDEISKAENPSKVELINKSTEFLMIPAGSNVLGVPGPHYREMRRAASEQISCTQPSMEVVDYRSKSFDCGSMSPSKPASLVEVAAPKLSSGNGVTGHVPLLERRRGPFVRQISLNIAPENHQPQIKSTSSFQTAQATDVPTVPFHRLQTSSKSSVEFPSSTQHSQTHPRPHSAIQNCNPVSMSSVQQPLDHVLNNLGQPSLHQSSQTSTKTSAQGEQANTYTLSCHPAEKKDCFAPKYQLQVKTLHIGQTYSSKLLKNTLATQTVPSQVGVDQNASSFEMQTKSSDNMSNPYSVPPLKQVIPNNCSSEIHQIPPFVVPVRIHSSMPSYGFATVTPLPHIFMTQEQVTQSVCKTNAVTVPTLEGKTQLPKSHKDCQRTLPNSFEFENSLPDNGTRNSPLSSSLNIIQKVPVSGLFPQQEATASSKRMLSPANSLDIAMEKQQKRVKDESGAACMTDARPLHSLNLRSGDLVSKQKKPVLVRQVCTTEPLENHLLDPDGVPQQEKSSKASTLDLLLPDHHSSETGVSETLKESPESEDLKLSASAVLVVRKPSELSPVNNQSSHPKPVSSSQERRSPNISNESKQINSQGQAKLVTTLSVMNAGELQRLSFPSLKTSTNFTWCYLMKRKTLHLLQNDQKISAYSTWTISPNNPNPLGLPTKVALSLLNSKQKVEKLLYTQARTSHPRSDVLVYSSKWKNSLTKRALNRKKMIASEFSIKENSESSTEHDKENSFIKTEPRRVKIFDGGYKSNEDYVYVRGRGRGKYICEECGIRCKKPSMLKKHIRTHTDVRPYHCNYCNFSFKTKGNLTKHMKSKAHSKKCMDLGVSVGLIDDQDGEEEFGEKQRFGYERSGFDAEESDGPDEDENDNEDDDEDSQAESVLSTTPSVTASPQHHPSRHSLQDATSADEDIRLPDCFAGVHTDSMDGLPKALLTKMTVLSTVQSVSRNSRSPVEFAHQEAHDDKVQERGAGPRSASATLPEVAARSPGRQMSVDYPDPEAALGHSLISTTVLTKSTPSVSSPSSPVDQSMQTTGSSPYAETQEEKLPGCPQHASELRAPQTHLFSHLPLHSQQQAKTPYGMVPVGGIQVVPAGLATYSTFVPIQAGPVQLAIPAVSVIHRTTSALSDTGCVVSGTANPIGVAEVNSVVPCIPIGQINVPGIQSLSTPSLQPLPPLGMETVNILGLTNTNIAPQIRPSGITLNAVGLQVLTASAPPQSNPSPQTHIPGLQILNIALPTLMPSVSPVSVDGQGASETPASNNKACDIQQELPPVNFPAADISQVARAASPQVAPSVQRYNVKSLSEPAPLNDYERPDGPGKADMEKTDLANHIKPKCDVSSVQVKRASTAEPRLKVNSDVLTKSTVHQTVSPDRQVHRPTGLPRRQNMVQFSDGSSDDEDRLIIAT